Sequence from the Chloroflexota bacterium genome:
GCCGCACCTCGCCCATCTCGTCCAGGAAGCGCTCATAGTCCGGCAGCGATTCTCCCAGCGTGTCCGAAGCCGCGCGCATCACTAGGAACGGGACACCAGCCTTCCGCGCCTCGCTCGCCACCCAGTAGCTTTCCATATCCACCGCCTTCGCGCCTGAGGCGGTGGCCAGCCGCTGCTTCTCAGCTTGGCCCGGCATCACCTCCGGCACGCTCACTACGTCGCCGTGATGGACGGGGATGAACTCTTGCTCTAGCGCCTTGGCGCAGTCCCGGTGGAGCGAAGGCTCGGCGGCGATGGGCTCGCCCAGGGGATTGCCCGCCGCGTCATAGGCAAGCAGCCGCCCGCCCAGGATAAGATCGCCCCCCTGGACGCTCTGTGCAAGCCCCCCGGAAAGGCCGATGGAGAGCAGCACGTCCGGGCGCAGCTGCTCGATGGCGAAGCGGGTCGCCTCCTGCGAGCGCTCCCGCCCGATGCCCGATTGCACCAGGGCCACCTTGGCGTTCTTGGACGTGCCCGTTGCCACGATCATCCGGCCCACGCGATCCCGGCGCTCGATGCGCACGAGCGAGTGCAGGTCGTTCAGCTCCCGGCGCAGCGCCGCCACAAAGACGATCATGCCTCCTCCTCAGCCGCGTTCAGGGGCGCCGTCGCCCCCGTCTCCTGCTGCCGCTTCTTGCGTTCCAGGTAGGCGGCATAGCTATTCCCCGCAGCCATATCCTTCCCGGTGAACTTGATCGTCTTGATCTGGCTGTAGGGCAGCGTGAAGGGGCCGTTCCCCTGCTCGTCGAAATACTGGATGAAGGGCTCCTTCGCGCTCTTGTTGCGGTTGAAGAGATAGCCCGTCACCTCGGAACCGTCGCCCTTCACGATCGTCGTGTTGCCGCGATAGTCGAACGCCAGGTCAATGATGCGCTCCAGCGTCATCTCGCCGCCGATGGTCGGCATCCACCCCTGCAGGCTCTTCTCGTCCGCCATGGCTACGGCTTCCCCCGCACCGTCGCCGCCACGGTGTCTTTGAAACCCTTGAAGGAGGCGAAGGTGGCGTTCACGGCGGTGGCCTCATAGCCGCTGTGCACCATGCAATCGGCGCACTTCGGATTCCCGCTCTTCTTCCCGTACTGCTCCCAGGGCGTCGTCTCCAGCAGCTCCGTGTACGTCGCCGCGTAGCCCTCCTGCAGCAGGTAGCATGGGCGCTGCCAGCCGAAGTTGTTGTAGAGCGGCATCCCCCAGGGCGTGCACTCGTAGTGCTGCTTGCCCATCAGGAACTGCAGGAAGAGCGGCGATTGGTTGAACGTCCACTTCTTCTTCGGGTTGGAGAGGATCTCCGAGAAGAGCCTGTTCGTCTCCTCCGTGTGGAGGAAGTGCTGCTGGTCCGGCGCCTTGGCGTAGCTGTAGCCGGGAGAGAGCATCATCGCCTCAACGCCCAGGTCCATCATCTCGTCGAAGAACTTGCGCACGTTCAGCGGCTTGGCCGTGTTGAACAGCGTCGTGTTGGTCGTGACGCGGAAGCCGCGCTTCACCGCCTCGCGGATCGCCTCCGCCGCGATGTCGTACGTCCCGTCGCGGCAGACCGATTCGTCGTGGTCTTCCCGGATGCCGTCCATGTGGACGCTGAAGCTGAAATACTTGGAGGGCCTAAAGAGGTTCTGCTCCAGCTTCTCCTTGAGCACTAGCGCGTTCGTGCAGAGATAGATGTATTTCCGCCGCTTGATGAGCCCCTCTACCAGCTCGCCGATCTGCGGGTAGAGCAGCGGCTCGCCCCCGGCGATGCTGATCATCGGTGCGCCGCATTCGTCCATCGCGGCCAGCGCCTTCTCCAGGGGCAGGTTCTTCTTGAGCACTTGCGCGGGGTACTGGATCTTGCCGCACCCGGCGCAGGCCAGGTTGCACTTGAACAACGGCTCGAGCATCAGCACCAGCGGGTAGCGATTTTGGAACGTTAGCCGCTTGCGCAGCACGTAGCTTGCCACCGTCCACATTTGGGATGCAGGCACACCCATACGTTGTCGCTTTCTAGTATTCCCGTTCCAGGAGGAACCGGGTCATCTTAGCGCATTCGCGCTTGGCTTGGGGAGCAATCTCGATGGTTTCGATGTGCCGCAGGCTCGCCGATGCGGTCTGCTGGGCCAGCTCTTCGCAATAGCGCGCGCTTCCCACTTCAGTAAAGATGGTCAGCACGTCGGCCACGTCCGCATCGGTCAGCTGCGTGTCGCTCTTGTAGATCGTCTGCAGGCGGTCCCGGGACGGGCCCTTCGCATGCTCTAGGGCGTGCACCACCGGGAGCGATTTCTTGCGGCGGTGGATATCGTTGCTGGCGGACTTGCCCGTCACTTCAGACTTGCCCCACACTCCCAGCATGTCGTCGCGCACCTGGAAGAGCAGCCCCAGCCCCTTGCCGAACTCCAGCATCGCGGCGGTGGTGCGCTCCTCCCGCGTGCCGATGGCCGCTCCCATGTGGAGCGAGGCCGCCAGCAGCGCGCCCGTCTTCTTGCTGATCATCACCAGGTAATCGTCCACGCGGACCGCGGCGCGCTGCTCGAAGCTCAGGTCCAGCACCTGGCCCTCGATCATGTCCGCGCATGCCTTGGTCAGGATGCGCGAGGCCGTCAGCGCCGTCTGCGGCGGCAGCGCCGCGCCGTCTCCCCCGAACATCGCCAGGTTCCCCAGGATGTTCATCGCGTCGCCCGCGTTCACGCCGTGGCTGTGGCCCCACAGGTACCACACCGTTGCCCGGTGGCGGCGGTGGGTGTCGCCGTCCTGGATATCGTCGTGCACCAGGGAGAAGTTGTGGATCAGCTCCACCGCGATGGCCGCCGGCAGCGCGGTGCGCCACTGGCCGCTCACCGCCTCGCAGGCAAAGAGGCAGAGCGCCGGGCGCACGGCCTTGCCGCTGTTCGCTTCCAGCGGTTTGCCGTGCTCGTCCTGCCAGCCCAGATGGTAGCGCTGCATCCCGTAGAGCGGCAGGTCGCTCTCCGTCAGGGCCTCCCGGAGGCCCTGCGTGATCGCCGGGCGGTAGCGGGTGAATACACTGGGGAGGTCCATGGGGCCTCTCGTTAGACGCCCGCCGGCTCGCCGACCTTGGCTTTGCTCCGCTTGGCGGCCGCGCCGTTGCTGAAGAAGGCCTTCCGCACCCGGGCCGCGATGCCCTCTGCATCTAGGCCCAGGCGCTTCCGCTGCGCCGCCGCCGTTGCATGCTCGATGAACGTATCCGGCATCCCCAGCCGTTCCACGGCGACCCCCTCAACCCTCGCGTCCGCCAGCGCCTCAAGCACCGCGTCGCCGAAGCCTCCGGGAAGGACGTTCTCCTCCACCGTCAGGATGCGCTTGGTGCTGTGCGCGGCGTTCAGAAGAAGTTCGGTATCCAGCGGCTTGGCGAAGCGAGCGTTGACCACCATGGCGGAGATGCCCTCCTTCGCCAGGGCCTCGGCCGCCTGCAGGGCCGCCGTCACCGGCTTGCCCAGCGCCACGATCGCCACGTCCGTTCCCTGGCGCGCCACCTCGCCCTTGCCGATGGGCAGTTCGCGAAGTTCCGCCTCCAGCGGCACGCCCACCCCCGCCCCGCGCGCGATGCGGATGGCGAAGGGCGCCTTGTGCTTATAGCTGGTGTAGACCAGGTGCTGCAGCTCGTTCTCGTCCTTGGGCGCGCAGACGATGGAGTTGGGGATGCACCGGATGTACGAGATATCGAACGCCCCGTGGTGCGTCTTGCCGTCTTCGCCCACCAGGCCTGCGCGGTCCGCGATCATCACCACATGCAGGTTCTGCAGGCAAACGTCGTGGACGATCTGGTCGAAGGCGCGCTGCATGAACGTGGAGTAGATCGAGACGAAGGGGATCGTCCCCCCGAGCGCCAGGCCCGCCGCCATGCTCATGGCGTGCTCCTCCGCTATGCCCACATCGTAGACCCGGTCCGGGAAGGCCCTTTTCGCCTCCACCAGGCCCGTGCCCTCCAGCATCGCCGCGCTGATGCCCACCACCTTCGGGTCGTCCTTCATGATGCGCGCCAGCGTCTGCGCAAAGACCTTCGAGTACGTCGGCGCGCCCGAGCCGTCCCCAAGCGGCGAGCTGGGCTGGTGGAACTTCACTGGGTCCTGCTCGGCGGGCTCATACCCCTTGCCCTTGTGCGTGATCACGTGGAGCAGGGCGGGCTTATCCGTCACCCGCTGGGCCTGCCGCATCGCCTTCTCCATCGCCTTGATATCGTGCCCGTCCAGCGGGCCGATGTAATTGAACCCCATGCCCGCCCAGTACGTCGTCGGCAGGGTCAGGCCCTCCACGCTCGCCTTGAACCGCTTCACCAGGCGATAGGCCGCCTCCCCGTGGGGCATCTTCTTCGTCAGCCGCTTCGCCCGCTCCACCATCGCCCGATACTCCGGGTGGGTGACCACGCTCTGCCGCCATCCCGTCAGAAAGCCTACGTTGTCCGAGATGGACATCCCGTTATCGTTCAGGATGACGATGAGGTTCTTCGGGTGCAGGCCGATGATATTGTTGACCGCCTCTAGGCTCGGGCCGGAGGTCATGCCCCCATCGCCGACGACCGCGATAACCCAGCCGGGCTGCTTCTTCACCAGTTGCGCCTGCGCCACGCCAAGGGCCACGGAAAGGCCCGTCCCTGCATGGCCCGCCGCCAGCACATCGTGGTCGCTCTCCGTCGGCTCGCCGAAGCCGGAAAGCCCGCCCTCAAGACGCACCGATTCGAACTGCTCCCGGCGGCCCGTCACCAGCTTGTGGGTGTAGCACTGGTTTGTGGTATCCCAGACGATCCTATCTTTGGGGCTATCGAAGACCCGGTGGATCGCCAGCGTCAGCTCCACGATCCCCAGGTTGGAGGCCAGGTGCCCGCCCCGCTGGGTGATGATGCGGATGATCGTGTCACGGGCCTCTTGCGCCAGTTGGTCCAGCTGCTCATAGCTGAGCTTCCGCAGGTCGGACGGCTGGTTCACTTTTTCAAGGATTGAAGCCATAGCAAAACCTTCCTTTGGCAGACGCGTACGGCCTCACCGCCGCGGCGCTACCTCGGCTTCCGATGCTGAGCCAACGTACCATAAGCGAAAGAGGCCTGTCAACAGAACTAAACCTGGCGGTGAGGGGCATGTATCGCCCCGTCGTTCTGTCAAGAAAAAGGCCCCTCCCGCACGCGTGCGGGAGGGGCCTTTTTGTCCTCGCCCGAAGGGCCTAGGCCTTGCGTAGCTTCGGCAGGGCGTAAGTAACTTGCGCTCTGTCCTGTACGCCCGAGATTTCCTCGAAGACGATAGTCACCGGCATGCCGATCTTCAAGTCGGTGTGCTTGGTGCCGTCGTTGAAGTTGCTCATGATGCGGATACCCGGTGCCTCTTCGATGTCCACGATGACGATGGGCAGGGGTACTTCCTTCTCAAAGCCGGGATGGAAGGCGCGCATGGCCGTCACCCAGGTGTGGACCTTGCCCTTGGGTGCCACCTGCTCCCAGGTGTACTCAAAGGAGCCGCAGCTCGGGCACATGGGCCGGGGATAGTGGCGGAAGGTGTGGCACTTGCTGCACTTCTGGAAGCGGAGCTCGCCCTTCTTGCAAAAGTCCCAGAAGGGCTGGGTATCCGGGAGCGGAGTCGGCAGGGGCTTGGGGGCTGGGGGTGCTGCTTGGGTGGTCATGGCTTATCTCCTCAGGATGGCGAGCGCGCCGTCGCCGAAGTCGCCGTAGCCGCTCACAAGGGCCACCTCGGCATCCTTCACCTGCGCATCGCTGGCGCCGCGGCACTGCTTCACCGCTTCGATCACGTGGTTCATCCCCATGATGTGCCCCTGGGAGAGGAGCCCGCCGTGAGTGTTCACCGGCAGTTCGCCGCCCAGCTGGATCCGTCCGCTCTCCACAAAGGGCCCGCCTTCGCCCTTCTTGCAGAAGCCGATATCCTCGATCTGGTTGATCACCGTGAAGGTGAAGCAATCGTAGATCTCCGCCACGTCAATATCCTTGCGCGTCATGCCCGCCATCTCAAAGACGCGGTCGGCGCACTTGGCCACGCCGAAGCGGGTGATGTCCGGCCGCTGGGTGGTGCTGCTGGGCGAATCCGGGTGCGCCTCCGCGAAGCCCGAGATATAGATCGGCTTGCGCTTCAGGTCCTTCGCGCGCTCCGGCGTCGTGATGACCGCCGCCGCCGCGCCGTCCGTCTGCAGACAGCAGTCCAGCAGGCGGAAGGGATCGGCGAGCAGCGGCGAGTTCTGATGGTCTTCCAGCGTGATCTCCTTCTCGTCCTTCATCTGCGCGTTCTTCTGCATCTTCGCGTGCTTCCGCGCCGCGATGGCCACCTCGGCGAACTGCTTGCTGGTGGTGCCGTAGAGGTGCATGTGCCGCCGCGCGATGGGCCCGTACCACAGCATCGGCACCACGAGCCCGTAGGGGTATTCGAACTCGAACATCGTGCGCATGGGGCCGGCCGGCGAAAGGGCCGCCCCGGTGCGCGCGCCGGAATAGCCATTGCGCCCGGAGACTAGGAGGACATAGTTGCAGACGCCGGAGGCCACCGCCAGCACGCCGTTCTGGATGGCGGCGCAGGGGCTCGCGCCGCCCATGGAGACGCTGGAGGAGAAGCGCAGGTCCTTCACGCCCAGGTTCGTCGCCATGTCCTCGGCGGTCAGCCCCATCGACTGGGGCAGCACGCCGTCAATATCGCTCGGCTTCAGCCCTGCGTCTTCGATGGCTCGGGCGCAGGCCGTCATCTGCAGCGTCATGTTGGTCATGCCTGACTTGCGTGAGTACGTCGTCTCGCCGATGCCCACGATGCAGGCCTTGTCTCGGAAATCCTTCGGCTTGAACAAAGCGCGACCTCCTTCAGGAACGGGGAAATCGCTCACATGATAGGCGCGCGATGGGGGAGCGTCAACGGAGGCGCAGGTAAGGCCCTGCGGCCTGAGGTGGAGCGCTTGGTCTTATGCAGGCGAAGGCGCGGGCGCGGGCATCCGTCCCGTATCGCCCTCTTCCAACGCAGGCGCTGGCGAATTCAGCAGGTCCAGCAGGTCCTTGCCTTCAAGCGTCTCTTTGGTGATGAGCGTCCGGGCGATCTGGACCAGCTTCGCCTTGTGGAAGCGTAGGGTGCCCACGGCCCGCTGGTAGGCTTCGTCCACCAGGCTTTTGATCTCCTCATCAATCTGATCGGCGATCTTGTCGCCGTAGTCGCGCTGCTCGGAGATCTCGCGCCCCAGGAAGACCAGTTCCTGCTTCTGTCCCAGCGTGCGCGGGCCCAGCTGCTGGCTCATGCCCCATTCCGTGATCATCTTCCGCGCGATGTACGTCGTCCGCTGGAGGTCGTCTGCCGCCCCGTTCGTGAAATCGCCGAAGATGACCTCCTCGGCGGCGCGCCCGCCCAGGGAGACGGCCATCCGGTCCTTGAGGTAGGTGCGGTTGTAATAGTGGAGCTCTTCCTCCGGGAGGAAGCGCGTGTAGCCGCCGGCCATGCCTCTGGGCACGATGGTGACCTTGTGGACGATGTCCCCGGCCTTCAGCAGATGGGAGACCAGCGCGTGGCCCGCCTCGTGGTAGGCCGTGATCTCTTTCTCTTTCGCGCTCACCACCCGGCTCTTGCGCTCGGGGCCTGCCCACACGCGGTCAATCGCCTCTTCCAGCTCGGCCATGCTGATGGCCTTCTTCTGGCGCCGCGCCGCCAGCAGCGCAGCCTCGTTCACCAGGTTCGCTAGGTCCGCGCCGCTGAAGCCGTGGGTCTGCTTGGCGATGATCTCCAGGTCAACGGCGGGCTCCACAGGCTTGCCCTTGGTGTGGACGGTCAGGATGGATTTGCGCCCGTTCACATCCGGCGCATCGAGCACCACCCGGCGGTCGAAGCGGCCGGGGCGCAGGAGCGCCGGGTCCAGGATGTCCGGGCGGTTCGTGGCGGCGATGATGATGACGTTCGTCGTCGCGTCAAAGCCGTCCATCTCCACCAGGATCTGGTTCAGCGTCTGCTCGCGCTCGTCGTGGCCGCCGCCCAGGCCCGCCCCGCGATGGCGGCCGACGGCGTCTATCTCGTCAATAAAGATGATGCAGGGCGAATTGCGGCGCGCCTGGTCGAAGAGGTCGCGCACGCGGGATGCGCCCACGCCCACGAACATCTCCACGAATTCGCTGCCGCTGATGCTGAAGAAGGGGACGCCCGCTTCGCCCGCAACGGCCTTGGCCAGCAGCGTCTTGCCCGTGCCCGGCGGGCCCACCAGCAGCACGCCCCGGGGAATCTTGGCCCCCAGGCTCGCGAAGCGCTCCGGGTACATCAGGAACTCCACCACCTCCTGCAGCTCCTGCTTGGCCTCTTCCACCCCAGCCACATCGGAGAAGGTCACGGTGGTGCGGTTCCCCACGAACATCTTGGCCCGGCTTCGGCCGAAGCTCATGGCCTGGTTGTTCGTCCCTTGCGCCTGCCGCATCATCAGGAGCAGGAAGGCGCCGATGATGATAATCGGGAGGAAGTTCAACAGCAGGCCGAAGACGTTGCCCAGAGAGCTGTTGCCCTTCACCTTCACCGGGATGGCGTTCTCCCCGGAGATGGGCACCTCCGCCTGGTCCAGGATCTCGATGATGCCGACGCCGCTCTCTTTGCGCGCCTTGACCTTGGTGCCGTCCGTCTTCTTGGCCGTGACGGTGTTCCCCTCCACCACGATCTCGGTGATCTGCTTATCCTTGGCCAGCGTCACGATCTGGGTGATCGCCACGTCCTCGCCGCTGGATGGATTGCGCAGAACGGCCCAGAAGATGGCTACGCAGGCCACCAGGATAAGGATATAGACGAGGAAATTTCTCGCGACGCGCTGATCCATAACTCCACAATCTCTAGCCCGCCGCCCCGCCCCCTTACCAGGCGGGGAGACGCGGAAGCCGGAGCATCCGAACAGCCTCCGGTAGCCCTGCCATTATAGCAAACGCGCCGGAGTATAAAAACGGATGTCCAGGGATAACTCCGGCCGCTCCTTCTTATGGTATGATGACTTTCGCGCGTGCGGCGATTCACGGGGCGCCCTTCACCTGGTATGCAGACGCCCTATCGCGCCGCCACTCTGAGGAGGCCCGCCCGATGCCGGATGCGGAGAAGCTAACCATAAGCGAGGCCGTCACCCGCTTCCTCGCCACGAGCCAAGCCCAGAAGAAACCCGAATATCCTCAACAGATCCAGAAGTTCCTCCGCTG
This genomic interval carries:
- the hpnH gene encoding adenosyl-hopene transferase HpnH; protein product: MGVPASQMWTVASYVLRKRLTFQNRYPLVLMLEPLFKCNLACAGCGKIQYPAQVLKKNLPLEKALAAMDECGAPMISIAGGEPLLYPQIGELVEGLIKRRKYIYLCTNALVLKEKLEQNLFRPSKYFSFSVHMDGIREDHDESVCRDGTYDIAAEAIREAVKRGFRVTTNTTLFNTAKPLNVRKFFDEMMDLGVEAMMLSPGYSYAKAPDQQHFLHTEETNRLFSEILSNPKKKWTFNQSPLFLQFLMGKQHYECTPWGMPLYNNFGWQRPCYLLQEGYAATYTELLETTPWEQYGKKSGNPKCADCMVHSGYEATAVNATFASFKGFKDTVAATVRGKP
- a CDS encoding polyprenyl synthetase family protein; protein product: MDLPSVFTRYRPAITQGLREALTESDLPLYGMQRYHLGWQDEHGKPLEANSGKAVRPALCLFACEAVSGQWRTALPAAIAVELIHNFSLVHDDIQDGDTHRRHRATVWYLWGHSHGVNAGDAMNILGNLAMFGGDGAALPPQTALTASRILTKACADMIEGQVLDLSFEQRAAVRVDDYLVMISKKTGALLAASLHMGAAIGTREERTTAAMLEFGKGLGLLFQVRDDMLGVWGKSEVTGKSASNDIHRRKKSLPVVHALEHAKGPSRDRLQTIYKSDTQLTDADVADVLTIFTEVGSARYCEELAQQTASASLRHIETIEIAPQAKRECAKMTRFLLEREY
- the dxs gene encoding 1-deoxy-D-xylulose-5-phosphate synthase, with the translated sequence MASILEKVNQPSDLRKLSYEQLDQLAQEARDTIIRIITQRGGHLASNLGIVELTLAIHRVFDSPKDRIVWDTTNQCYTHKLVTGRREQFESVRLEGGLSGFGEPTESDHDVLAAGHAGTGLSVALGVAQAQLVKKQPGWVIAVVGDGGMTSGPSLEAVNNIIGLHPKNLIVILNDNGMSISDNVGFLTGWRQSVVTHPEYRAMVERAKRLTKKMPHGEAAYRLVKRFKASVEGLTLPTTYWAGMGFNYIGPLDGHDIKAMEKAMRQAQRVTDKPALLHVITHKGKGYEPAEQDPVKFHQPSSPLGDGSGAPTYSKVFAQTLARIMKDDPKVVGISAAMLEGTGLVEAKRAFPDRVYDVGIAEEHAMSMAAGLALGGTIPFVSIYSTFMQRAFDQIVHDVCLQNLHVVMIADRAGLVGEDGKTHHGAFDISYIRCIPNSIVCAPKDENELQHLVYTSYKHKAPFAIRIARGAGVGVPLEAELRELPIGKGEVARQGTDVAIVALGKPVTAALQAAEALAKEGISAMVVNARFAKPLDTELLLNAAHSTKRILTVEENVLPGGFGDAVLEALADARVEGVAVERLGMPDTFIEHATAAAQRKRLGLDAEGIAARVRKAFFSNGAAAKRSKAKVGEPAGV
- a CDS encoding transporter, which encodes MTNMTLQMTACARAIEDAGLKPSDIDGVLPQSMGLTAEDMATNLGVKDLRFSSSVSMGGASPCAAIQNGVLAVASGVCNYVLLVSGRNGYSGARTGAALSPAGPMRTMFEFEYPYGLVVPMLWYGPIARRHMHLYGTTSKQFAEVAIAARKHAKMQKNAQMKDEKEITLEDHQNSPLLADPFRLLDCCLQTDGAAAAVITTPERAKDLKRKPIYISGFAEAHPDSPSSTTQRPDITRFGVAKCADRVFEMAGMTRKDIDVAEIYDCFTFTVINQIEDIGFCKKGEGGPFVESGRIQLGGELPVNTHGGLLSQGHIMGMNHVIEAVKQCRGASDAQVKDAEVALVSGYGDFGDGALAILRR
- the hflB gene encoding ATP-dependent zinc metalloprotease FtsH — translated: MDQRVARNFLVYILILVACVAIFWAVLRNPSSGEDVAITQIVTLAKDKQITEIVVEGNTVTAKKTDGTKVKARKESGVGIIEILDQAEVPISGENAIPVKVKGNSSLGNVFGLLLNFLPIIIIGAFLLLMMRQAQGTNNQAMSFGRSRAKMFVGNRTTVTFSDVAGVEEAKQELQEVVEFLMYPERFASLGAKIPRGVLLVGPPGTGKTLLAKAVAGEAGVPFFSISGSEFVEMFVGVGASRVRDLFDQARRNSPCIIFIDEIDAVGRHRGAGLGGGHDEREQTLNQILVEMDGFDATTNVIIIAATNRPDILDPALLRPGRFDRRVVLDAPDVNGRKSILTVHTKGKPVEPAVDLEIIAKQTHGFSGADLANLVNEAALLAARRQKKAISMAELEEAIDRVWAGPERKSRVVSAKEKEITAYHEAGHALVSHLLKAGDIVHKVTIVPRGMAGGYTRFLPEEELHYYNRTYLKDRMAVSLGGRAAEEVIFGDFTNGAADDLQRTTYIARKMITEWGMSQQLGPRTLGQKQELVFLGREISEQRDYGDKIADQIDEEIKSLVDEAYQRAVGTLRFHKAKLVQIARTLITKETLEGKDLLDLLNSPAPALEEGDTGRMPAPAPSPA